Proteins encoded by one window of Chryseobacterium foetidum:
- a CDS encoding FtsB family cell division protein, giving the protein MKENKLIKEIKPQSDVIKFIRKYVLNKYTLTIGLFLVWMIFFDKTSFLVINEINGEIDKYEEQLIYYKSEYEKNDKFYKKLMNNKDEKEKYARENYFMKKPNEEIFILVADSSNVAKK; this is encoded by the coding sequence ATGAAAGAAAACAAACTGATCAAGGAAATAAAACCACAGTCTGATGTTATTAAATTCATCAGAAAATACGTGCTGAATAAATACACGCTGACCATCGGTCTTTTCCTCGTCTGGATGATTTTCTTTGATAAAACTTCATTCCTCGTGATCAACGAGATCAACGGGGAAATCGATAAATACGAAGAGCAGCTCATCTATTACAAATCTGAGTACGAAAAGAATGACAAATTCTACAAGAAACTCATGAATAATAAGGATGAGAAGGAAAAATATGCCCGCGAAAATTATTTTATGAAAAAGCCTAACGAAGAAATCTTCATTCTCGTTGCAGACAGCTCAAACGTCGCTAAAAAATAG
- the udk gene encoding uridine kinase yields MLVIGIAGGTGSGKTTVVDKIIQQLDIDGMNMLSQDNYYHDNHSLTLTEREALNYDHPKSIDFDLLIKHVKALKNNEAIEQPIYSFVTHGRTGDHVTVEPKNVLVVEGILVLTNKELLKEFDLKVFVHADSDERLIRRIKRDTQERGRDLNEVLHRYQTTLKPMHQEFIEPSKNEADLIIPNMRQNSVAIDFLTTVIKNSLKKH; encoded by the coding sequence ATGCTTGTAATAGGAATTGCGGGAGGTACAGGATCCGGCAAAACTACAGTTGTGGACAAGATCATCCAGCAACTTGATATTGATGGGATGAATATGCTGTCTCAGGACAATTATTATCATGATAATCACAGTCTTACCCTCACGGAAAGGGAAGCTTTAAACTATGATCATCCGAAATCCATTGATTTTGATCTTTTAATAAAGCATGTAAAAGCGCTCAAAAATAACGAAGCCATTGAACAGCCGATTTACAGTTTTGTAACGCACGGAAGAACAGGAGATCACGTTACCGTGGAGCCTAAAAACGTTTTGGTGGTGGAAGGAATTCTCGTCTTAACCAACAAAGAACTGCTGAAAGAATTTGATTTGAAAGTATTTGTTCATGCAGATTCTGACGAAAGATTGATCAGAAGAATTAAAAGAGATACTCAGGAGCGTGGAAGAGATCTGAACGAGGTTTTACACCGTTACCAAACGACATTAAAGCCAATGCATCAGGAATTTATCGAGCCCTCAAAAAATGAGGCAGATTTGATTATTCCAAACATGAGACAAAACTCTGTAGCCATCGATTTCTTAACTACAGTGATTAAAAACTCTCTTAAAAAACATTAA
- a CDS encoding type II toxin-antitoxin system RelE/ParE family toxin: MEKTPEFNKWLRKLSDLRAKAKILFRIQKLENDEHFGEWKPVGDGINELKINYAKGYRIYFKETDGKIIILLVGGDKSTQQKDIQKAKEIAAQISKK; the protein is encoded by the coding sequence ATTGAGAAGACACCCGAATTTAATAAGTGGCTTAGGAAACTGAGTGATTTAAGGGCGAAAGCAAAAATTTTATTTCGTATCCAAAAATTAGAGAATGATGAACATTTTGGAGAATGGAAACCTGTGGGAGACGGAATAAACGAACTGAAAATAAATTACGCAAAAGGGTACAGGATTTATTTTAAAGAAACAGACGGAAAAATTATAATTCTGTTGGTTGGAGGCGACAAATCGACTCAGCAAAAGGATATTCAAAAAGCGAAAGAAATTGCAGCTCAAATCAGTAAAAAATAA
- a CDS encoding addiction module antidote protein: METSKFDIADYLDSNEMIAEYLNTVLEEGNDTQIIAALGNIAKAVGMTKIAEEAGMSRPSLYKALSEGSKPQFSTIMKVLKAVGGQIRIEPLPS, from the coding sequence ATGGAAACATCAAAATTTGATATAGCAGATTATCTAGACAGCAATGAAATGATTGCTGAATATTTAAATACAGTTTTGGAGGAAGGAAATGACACTCAAATTATAGCTGCCCTCGGAAATATCGCTAAAGCAGTAGGTATGACAAAAATTGCTGAAGAAGCCGGAATGAGCCGACCAAGCTTATACAAAGCATTATCTGAAGGTTCCAAGCCTCAGTTTTCAACCATTATGAAGGTCTTGAAAGCAGTTGGTGGACAAATTAGAATTGAACCATTACCTTCATAA
- a CDS encoding ATP-dependent Clp protease adaptor ClpS: MIFYNTIKDYENPKRQYEEEVLVLDETDEVYKLILHNDDIHTFDDVIEALIQICKHDPIQAEQCTMLVHFKGKCTVKTGSMDLLKPMHEKLISRSLTSEIV; encoded by the coding sequence ATGATTTTTTATAACACCATAAAAGATTATGAAAATCCAAAAAGACAGTACGAAGAAGAAGTTCTGGTTTTGGATGAAACAGATGAAGTATACAAACTGATCCTGCACAACGACGACATTCATACATTTGATGATGTAATCGAAGCACTGATTCAGATTTGCAAACACGATCCGATACAGGCAGAGCAATGCACAATGTTGGTTCATTTCAAAGGTAAATGCACCGTAAAAACAGGCTCTATGGATCTTTTAAAACCCATGCACGAAAAACTGATTTCACGAAGCTTAACCAGCGAAATCGTTTAA
- a CDS encoding hemolysin family protein has product MDSDIVRLLLALFLVLLNGFFVAAEFSIVKVRYSQIQLKAAEGDSMAKQAEHIIKHLDEYLSATQLGITLASLALGWVGESAMHHVIDNLFHSLNINLAESTVTTISVVISFLIITVMHIVFGELIPKSIAIRKAEATTMATAVPLRVFYTVFKPFIWLMNLMSNGFLRLIKIHPASEQEIHSTEELQLLVKQSADSGEIEEENYEIIKNAFDFTDHSAKQIMVPRQNITSIDFSAEVNSIINEIMDSGYSRIPVYENSIDNIIGILYTKEIIREFVKRKGILSHDDLRELMRDSFFVVGSKKISDLLKIFQQKKQHLAIVIDEFGGTEGIITLEDILEELVGEIQDEEDDEEKLVDKIGENTYWVKATQPLDEINDSLPKKLPLSEESEYNTLAGFILHALEDIPEENQEFDLENYHFKILKMNNKSVEMVELEYHEPSNIVDDILDKLDV; this is encoded by the coding sequence ATGGACTCGGACATAGTCAGGCTTTTGCTGGCCTTATTTCTTGTATTACTCAATGGCTTTTTCGTAGCCGCAGAATTTTCAATTGTTAAAGTTCGTTATTCCCAAATTCAACTCAAAGCCGCTGAGGGAGACTCAATGGCAAAACAGGCAGAGCACATCATCAAACATCTTGATGAATATCTTTCTGCGACACAGCTCGGGATTACCCTTGCTTCGCTTGCTTTAGGTTGGGTAGGAGAAAGTGCGATGCACCACGTGATAGACAACTTATTCCACTCTTTAAATATTAATCTTGCTGAATCTACTGTGACAACCATTTCTGTAGTGATCAGTTTCCTGATTATCACTGTGATGCATATTGTATTTGGGGAATTAATTCCTAAATCTATTGCAATCAGAAAGGCAGAGGCAACGACAATGGCAACAGCCGTTCCGTTGAGAGTTTTTTACACGGTTTTCAAACCATTTATTTGGTTGATGAACCTAATGTCTAACGGGTTTTTGAGGTTAATAAAAATTCATCCGGCTTCTGAACAGGAAATTCACTCTACAGAAGAGCTTCAGCTTTTGGTAAAACAATCTGCCGACAGCGGTGAAATTGAAGAAGAAAACTACGAAATCATCAAAAATGCATTTGATTTTACAGATCATTCGGCAAAACAGATCATGGTTCCGAGACAGAACATCACATCCATTGATTTCAGTGCAGAGGTAAATTCCATCATCAACGAAATTATGGACAGCGGATATTCGCGTATTCCGGTTTACGAAAATTCTATCGACAATATCATCGGAATCCTTTACACAAAAGAGATTATCAGAGAATTTGTCAAGCGAAAAGGAATTTTAAGCCATGATGATCTGCGTGAACTGATGCGTGATTCGTTCTTCGTTGTAGGAAGCAAGAAAATTTCAGATTTGCTGAAGATTTTCCAGCAGAAAAAGCAGCATTTAGCCATTGTAATTGATGAATTTGGCGGAACTGAAGGAATTATTACTTTAGAGGATATTTTGGAAGAACTGGTAGGGGAAATTCAGGATGAGGAAGATGATGAAGAAAAACTGGTAGATAAAATCGGCGAAAATACCTATTGGGTAAAAGCTACGCAGCCTTTGGATGAAATTAACGATTCTTTGCCGAAAAAATTACCACTTTCAGAAGAAAGCGAGTACAATACGTTGGCAGGATTTATTTTACATGCTTTGGAAGATATTCCTGAAGAAAATCAGGAGTTTGATTTGGAGAATTATCATTTTAAAATTTTAAAAATGAATAATAAAAGCGTCGAAATGGTGGAACTGGAATATCATGAGCCCAGTAATATTGTCGACGATATTTTAGATAAGTTAGATGTTTAA
- the atpG gene encoding ATP synthase F1 subunit gamma encodes MANLKEIRGRITSISSTMQITRAMKMVSAAKLKKAQDAIVMLRPYSEKLQEIIQNVNASSDPDQVSVYAQKREVKKVLYIAVTSNRGLAGAFNSSIVKELNTQFQNNAHHEIEVLTIGKKAFDAVRRSRKVYSNDSAVFDNLNFDAVANVTEGVMKSFREGTFDEVYVIYNKFVNAATQEVTTEQLLPISMPENEEAPAETDYIFEPNRAEILDNLIPKSIKTQLFKAVLDSVASEHGARMTAMHKATDNAQELKNDLVIFYNKARQAAITNEILEIVSGAEALKNS; translated from the coding sequence ATGGCAAACTTAAAAGAAATACGAGGCAGAATTACATCAATCTCATCTACAATGCAGATTACCCGTGCAATGAAAATGGTTTCGGCAGCGAAATTAAAGAAAGCACAGGACGCAATTGTAATGCTGAGACCGTATTCTGAAAAACTTCAGGAGATTATTCAGAATGTAAATGCAAGCTCTGATCCTGATCAGGTTTCTGTTTACGCTCAAAAAAGAGAAGTGAAAAAAGTGCTTTACATCGCTGTTACTTCAAACAGAGGTTTGGCAGGTGCTTTCAACTCATCAATTGTAAAGGAACTGAATACTCAGTTTCAGAATAATGCTCACCACGAAATCGAAGTGCTTACCATTGGTAAAAAAGCGTTCGATGCCGTAAGAAGAAGCCGTAAAGTATATTCCAACGACAGTGCTGTTTTCGACAACCTGAATTTTGACGCTGTTGCCAACGTTACAGAAGGTGTGATGAAAAGCTTCAGAGAAGGTACTTTTGATGAAGTATATGTGATCTACAATAAATTTGTAAACGCTGCCACTCAAGAAGTAACTACTGAGCAACTGTTGCCAATCTCAATGCCGGAAAATGAAGAAGCTCCTGCAGAAACAGACTACATCTTCGAACCAAACAGAGCTGAGATTTTAGATAATCTGATTCCTAAATCTATCAAAACTCAATTGTTCAAGGCGGTTTTAGATTCTGTAGCATCTGAGCACGGAGCGAGAATGACAGCAATGCACAAAGCAACTGACAACGCACAGGAGTTGAAAAATGACCTGGTTATTTTCTACAACAAAGCTAGACAGGCAGCCATCACCAACGAAATCTTAGAAATCGTTTCAGGTGCAGAAGCCTTGAAAAATTCATAA
- the atpA gene encoding F0F1 ATP synthase subunit alpha → MAEINPAEVSAILKQQLANFDTQSNVEEVGTVLTIGDGIARVYGLENVQYGELVKFASDVEGIVLNLEEDNVGVALLGESKMVKEGDTVRRTNRISSIKVGEGMLGRVVDTLGNPIDGKGPITGELYEMPLERKAPGVIYRQPVTEPLQTGIVAIDSMIPVGRGQRELIIGDRQTGKTTVAIDTIINQKEFFDAGQPVYCIYVAIGQKASTVAQIVKTLSDKGALAYTVIVAANASDPVPMQVYSAMAGASIGEFFRDSGRPALIIYDDLSKQAVAYRELSLLLRRPPGREAYPGDVFYLHSRLLERAAKVIADDTIASQMNDLPESLRPIVKGGGSLTALPIIETQAGDVSAYIPTNVISITDGQIFLESDLFNSGVRPAINVGISVSRVGGNAQIKSMKKVSGTLKLDQAQYKELEAFAKFGSDLDASTLAVISKGERNVELLKQPVNSPLPVDSQVAMIYAGTENLMRNVPIKKVKEFQVEYIAFLRSKHPETMAALKAGKIDNDITAVLKQAANDLASKYN, encoded by the coding sequence ATGGCAGAAATAAATCCAGCAGAAGTATCTGCGATCTTAAAACAGCAATTGGCCAACTTCGATACTCAATCAAACGTTGAGGAAGTAGGTACAGTTCTTACCATCGGTGATGGTATTGCCCGTGTTTACGGGTTAGAAAATGTACAATACGGAGAGTTGGTAAAATTTGCTAGCGATGTAGAAGGTATTGTACTAAACTTAGAAGAAGACAACGTAGGTGTTGCTCTTTTAGGTGAAAGTAAAATGGTAAAAGAAGGAGACACCGTAAGAAGAACAAACAGAATCTCTTCAATCAAAGTAGGAGAAGGGATGTTGGGTAGAGTAGTTGATACTTTGGGTAACCCTATCGACGGTAAAGGACCTATCACAGGTGAATTGTACGAAATGCCATTGGAAAGAAAAGCTCCGGGTGTTATCTACAGACAACCGGTAACCGAGCCTTTACAGACAGGTATCGTTGCAATCGACTCTATGATCCCTGTAGGAAGAGGTCAGAGAGAGTTGATCATTGGTGACAGACAGACAGGTAAAACTACTGTTGCTATTGATACAATCATCAACCAGAAGGAATTTTTTGATGCTGGGCAGCCAGTATATTGTATATATGTTGCTATCGGGCAAAAAGCTTCGACAGTAGCTCAAATCGTAAAAACATTATCAGATAAAGGAGCTTTGGCTTACACGGTTATCGTTGCAGCTAACGCTTCAGATCCAGTTCCTATGCAGGTTTATTCTGCAATGGCGGGTGCTTCTATCGGTGAGTTCTTCAGAGATTCTGGCAGACCGGCATTGATCATTTATGATGATTTATCTAAACAGGCTGTTGCTTACCGTGAGCTTTCTCTACTTTTGAGAAGACCACCGGGCCGTGAAGCTTACCCTGGAGACGTTTTCTATCTTCACTCAAGATTATTGGAAAGAGCTGCTAAAGTAATCGCTGATGATACAATTGCTAGCCAGATGAATGATTTACCTGAGTCTCTAAGACCAATTGTAAAAGGTGGTGGATCTCTAACTGCACTTCCAATTATCGAAACTCAGGCTGGTGACGTTTCTGCATATATTCCAACGAACGTAATCTCTATTACTGACGGACAGATCTTCCTGGAGTCTGACTTGTTCAACTCAGGGGTTCGTCCTGCGATCAACGTAGGTATCTCTGTATCGAGAGTAGGAGGTAACGCTCAGATCAAATCAATGAAAAAAGTTTCCGGTACTCTTAAATTAGACCAGGCTCAGTATAAAGAATTGGAAGCGTTTGCTAAATTCGGTTCAGACCTTGATGCTTCTACTTTAGCAGTTATCTCTAAAGGAGAAAGAAACGTGGAATTGTTGAAGCAGCCGGTAAACTCTCCGCTTCCTGTAGACAGTCAGGTTGCTATGATTTACGCAGGTACTGAGAACTTGATGAGAAACGTTCCTATCAAAAAAGTAAAAGAATTCCAGGTAGAATATATCGCTTTCCTAAGATCCAAGCATCCTGAAACTATGGCTGCTTTGAAAGCCGGAAAAATCGATAACGATATCACTGCAGTTCTTAAGCAGGCAGCTAATGATTTAGCTTCAAAATATAACTAA
- the atpH gene encoding ATP synthase F1 subunit delta has product MLTSKVAKRYAQGLLNFTNESGQTATVFSEMKDVKKLMSESEDLNKFFKTPYIDAKKKVEVAKEIFKGLSPVSQNLITLVIKHGRENHLKNIAQEFINKVEDINGVQRVTLTTATQLSKDNLDEILKSSNLVKPNSNFDINVIVKPEILGGYILRVGDQQVDASVKSKLNNIKKDFHLN; this is encoded by the coding sequence ATGCTTACATCTAAAGTAGCTAAAAGATACGCACAGGGATTGCTCAATTTCACCAACGAATCCGGGCAGACAGCTACTGTATTTTCTGAAATGAAAGATGTGAAGAAACTGATGTCTGAATCTGAAGATTTAAACAAATTTTTCAAAACACCTTACATCGATGCAAAAAAGAAAGTAGAGGTAGCAAAAGAAATATTTAAAGGTCTATCGCCGGTTTCCCAGAATTTAATTACTTTGGTGATCAAGCACGGCAGAGAAAATCATTTGAAAAATATCGCTCAGGAATTTATCAATAAAGTTGAGGACATCAACGGGGTACAGAGAGTTACTCTTACCACTGCGACTCAGCTTTCAAAGGATAATCTTGATGAAATTTTGAAATCATCAAACCTGGTTAAGCCAAACTCAAACTTCGATATCAATGTAATTGTAAAACCTGAAATTTTGGGTGGTTACATTTTAAGAGTAGGAGATCAGCAGGTAGACGCCTCTGTGAAGTCTAAGCTTAATAATATCAAGAAAGATTTTCATTTAAATTAA
- a CDS encoding F0F1 ATP synthase subunit B, whose product MGIIEPGIGLLFWMTLTFVILLFLLGKFAWKPIVNAVNDRETSIVDALNQAKLAKKEMEDLKSDNERILREAKIERDGILKEAREIKERIVAEAKDLAKSEGEKMIEAAKQTITSEKNAAMADIKSQIGTLSVNIAESILKQKLDNSEAQNELVQNYLNKSNLN is encoded by the coding sequence ATGGGAATTATAGAACCTGGAATTGGCCTTTTGTTTTGGATGACGCTTACATTTGTGATCCTTTTATTTCTCTTAGGGAAATTTGCCTGGAAACCAATTGTAAATGCAGTAAACGACAGAGAAACATCTATTGTTGATGCATTGAATCAGGCGAAACTGGCTAAAAAAGAAATGGAAGATTTGAAATCTGACAACGAAAGAATTCTTCGTGAGGCTAAAATCGAAAGAGACGGTATCTTAAAAGAAGCAAGAGAAATCAAAGAAAGAATCGTTGCTGAAGCTAAAGATCTTGCTAAATCTGAGGGAGAAAAAATGATCGAAGCTGCTAAACAGACCATTACTTCTGAGAAAAATGCTGCTATGGCAGATATCAAATCTCAAATCGGTACATTGTCTGTAAACATTGCAGAATCTATCCTTAAGCAAAAACTGGATAACAGCGAAGCACAAAACGAACTTGTTCAGAATTATTTAAACAAATCAAACCTTAACTAA
- a CDS encoding ATP synthase F0 subunit C, with the protein MDLSTGAGLIYVGIGLAVLGVGLGIGKIGGHAMDAIARQPEQAGKIQGAMLIAAGLIEGAGLIAIIFGAFIK; encoded by the coding sequence ATGGATTTATCAACTGGAGCAGGATTAATTTACGTAGGTATCGGTTTAGCAGTATTAGGCGTAGGTCTGGGTATCGGTAAAATCGGTGGTCACGCTATGGATGCTATCGCTAGACAGCCAGAGCAAGCAGGTAAGATTCAGGGAGCAATGCTTATTGCTGCAGGTCTTATTGAAGGTGCTGGTCTTATTGCGATTATCTTTGGTGCTTTCATCAAGTAA
- the atpB gene encoding F0F1 ATP synthase subunit A, with protein sequence MNRKISSLFFAFLFVLVGSFASAQRESEGEKSAEKVEHKEGEKGFNATEMIMEHIGDSNEWHLWTTKDDNGVEHHVSVPLPVIIKDNAGWHTFLSSDIAHGHEHDGYTLQHGKVVSTKGIQEARLFGMISGKQSAADSYFDLSITKNTAAMLLSVIFMAVIFIGMARNYKKSQLPKGAGRLLEPVIVFIRDEVAIPNIGSVKYKRYMPYLLTAFFFIWFNNLFGLIPFFPFGANLTGNIAITAVLAIITLLITLFSANKDYWKHIFMPPVPLLLYPIMVPIEIIGIFTKPFALMMRLFANVTAGHIMILAIISLIFIFKSPLLGFASVPLALFVSVLELLVAALQAYIFTVLSALFIGIAVQDHHEEHAH encoded by the coding sequence ATGAACAGAAAGATTTCTTCATTATTTTTCGCATTTTTATTTGTACTTGTCGGTAGTTTTGCTTCTGCACAGCGCGAATCTGAAGGTGAAAAATCTGCTGAAAAAGTAGAGCACAAAGAGGGCGAAAAAGGCTTCAATGCTACAGAAATGATCATGGAGCACATCGGTGATTCAAACGAATGGCATTTATGGACTACTAAAGATGATAACGGTGTAGAGCATCACGTTTCTGTTCCTCTTCCTGTTATTATCAAGGACAATGCAGGATGGCATACTTTCCTTTCCAGCGATATCGCACACGGTCATGAGCACGACGGCTATACTTTACAACACGGTAAAGTAGTTTCTACAAAAGGAATTCAGGAAGCAAGACTTTTCGGAATGATTTCAGGAAAACAATCTGCAGCTGATTCTTACTTTGATCTTTCTATTACTAAAAATACTGCAGCGATGCTTCTTTCAGTTATTTTCATGGCTGTAATTTTCATCGGAATGGCAAGAAACTATAAAAAATCTCAGTTACCGAAAGGAGCGGGGAGATTACTGGAGCCGGTGATCGTTTTCATCAGAGACGAAGTGGCGATTCCAAACATCGGATCTGTGAAGTATAAAAGATATATGCCTTATTTATTAACTGCATTTTTCTTTATCTGGTTCAACAACCTTTTCGGATTGATTCCTTTCTTTCCATTCGGAGCTAACCTTACAGGAAACATTGCGATCACAGCAGTATTGGCAATCATCACTTTATTAATTACATTATTCAGTGCAAACAAAGATTACTGGAAGCACATCTTTATGCCACCAGTACCTTTATTATTATACCCGATCATGGTTCCAATTGAAATCATCGGGATCTTTACAAAGCCTTTTGCATTGATGATGCGACTTTTTGCCAACGTAACGGCAGGTCACATTATGATTTTGGCGATCATCTCTTTGATCTTCATCTTCAAATCTCCTTTATTAGGATTTGCATCTGTACCATTGGCATTATTTGTATCAGTACTTGAATTATTGGTAGCAGCTTTACAGGCTTATATCTTTACTGTATTATCAGCATTATTTATTGGTATCGCAGTACAGGATCATCATGAAGAGCACGCTCACTAA
- the ffh gene encoding signal recognition particle protein, protein MFNSLQDKLDKALHNISGRGKITEINVAETVKEIRRALVDADVNYKVAKDLTKRVQDKALGQNVLTSLTPGQLMTKIVHDELVELMGGSQEGINLSGKPSVILIAGLQGSGKTTFSGKLANYLKTKRSKKPLLVACDVYRPAAIDQLKVLGGQIGVPVFTEEGSVDPVFIATNAINFAKSNGHDIVIVDTAGRLAIDEQMMQEIKSVHSTIKPSETLFVVDSMTGQDAVNTAKAFNDTLNFDGVVLTKLDGDTRGGAALTIRSVVEKPIKFISTGEKMEALDLFYPERMADRILGMGDVVSLVERAQEQFDEEEAKKLHKKIAKNEFGFDDFLKQINQIKKMGNMKDLMGMIPGVGKAIKDVEISDDAFKHIEAIIHSMTPNERRRPSIINTQRKNRIAKGAGRKIEDVNALMKQFDQMGKMMKMMQGPQGKQMMQMMSKMPNMPGMGGMFGK, encoded by the coding sequence ATGTTTAATAGTTTACAGGATAAATTAGATAAAGCACTGCACAACATTTCCGGAAGAGGAAAAATCACTGAGATTAATGTTGCGGAGACCGTAAAAGAAATCAGAAGAGCGTTGGTAGATGCCGACGTTAACTATAAAGTTGCCAAAGACCTTACCAAGAGAGTTCAGGACAAAGCGCTGGGACAAAACGTTCTTACATCGCTTACTCCGGGACAGCTGATGACCAAAATCGTTCACGACGAGTTGGTAGAATTGATGGGAGGTTCTCAGGAAGGCATCAATCTTTCAGGAAAACCATCTGTAATTCTTATCGCCGGTCTTCAGGGTTCAGGTAAAACCACTTTCTCCGGAAAGCTTGCCAATTATTTAAAAACAAAAAGAAGCAAAAAACCTTTATTGGTAGCGTGTGACGTTTACCGTCCTGCTGCAATTGATCAGCTAAAAGTTTTGGGTGGACAAATCGGAGTTCCGGTTTTTACTGAGGAAGGTTCTGTAGATCCTGTTTTCATTGCGACCAATGCCATCAACTTTGCAAAATCAAACGGTCATGATATCGTAATTGTCGATACGGCAGGTCGTCTGGCGATTGATGAGCAGATGATGCAGGAAATAAAATCTGTACATTCTACCATCAAACCTAGCGAAACTCTTTTCGTAGTAGATTCAATGACAGGTCAGGATGCGGTGAATACTGCAAAAGCCTTTAACGATACTTTGAATTTTGACGGAGTTGTCTTAACGAAATTAGACGGTGATACCCGTGGTGGAGCTGCTTTAACGATTCGTTCTGTAGTTGAAAAACCAATCAAATTTATCTCTACCGGAGAAAAAATGGAAGCTTTGGATCTTTTCTACCCTGAAAGGATGGCCGACAGAATTCTGGGAATGGGAGACGTTGTTTCCTTGGTAGAAAGAGCTCAGGAGCAGTTTGATGAAGAGGAAGCGAAAAAACTTCACAAGAAAATTGCTAAAAATGAGTTTGGTTTTGATGATTTCTTAAAGCAGATCAACCAGATCAAAAAAATGGGTAACATGAAAGATTTAATGGGAATGATCCCGGGAGTTGGAAAAGCCATTAAAGATGTTGAGATCAGCGACGATGCTTTCAAACATATCGAAGCGATTATTCATTCTATGACTCCCAATGAGAGAAGAAGACCTTCTATCATCAATACGCAGAGAAAAAACAGAATTGCAAAAGGTGCAGGCAGAAAAATTGAAGATGTCAACGCTTTGATGAAACAGTTTGACCAGATGGGAAAAATGATGAAGATGATGCAGGGACCACAGGGAAAACAAATGATGCAGATGATGAGCAAAATGCCGAATATGCCAGGAATGGGCGGAATGTTTGGAAAATAG
- a CDS encoding outer membrane beta-barrel protein: MKKLVTIGAFVLFVLTNAQMTKGDWVISGNTSVGFNSTNTYTKVNGAKYGETKISSFSVTPSAGYFVIDGLAVGIDLGFNSITTKENLNKTTVSSFSVMPTATYYFKTGTKFIPFLGAGIGYSTNKLKYDFDSSSIDPLLLLETETVTDGLSWKVKGGVTYMATQSLGLNLGLGFDQFYTKETYSGIDYKTSRNTFGVNLGFSYFIKSKAEKTDK, translated from the coding sequence ATGAAAAAACTAGTGACTATTGGTGCATTTGTACTTTTTGTACTTACAAATGCACAAATGACAAAAGGAGACTGGGTAATCAGTGGAAATACCAGCGTTGGTTTCAACAGTACAAATACCTATACAAAAGTAAATGGAGCGAAATACGGTGAAACTAAAATCAGTTCATTTTCTGTAACTCCATCAGCAGGTTATTTTGTCATTGACGGACTCGCTGTAGGAATTGACTTAGGGTTTAACAGTATTACAACGAAAGAAAATTTGAATAAAACAACAGTTTCTTCATTTTCAGTAATGCCAACTGCGACCTATTATTTCAAAACAGGAACTAAGTTTATCCCTTTTTTAGGTGCTGGTATTGGCTACTCGACCAACAAATTAAAATATGACTTTGACAGTTCATCAATTGATCCCTTACTTTTATTGGAAACTGAAACAGTTACAGATGGTCTGTCTTGGAAGGTGAAAGGTGGAGTTACTTACATGGCAACTCAATCTTTAGGGCTGAATTTAGGACTGGGCTTCGATCAGTTTTACACTAAAGAAACGTATTCTGGGATAGATTACAAAACATCCAGAAATACTTTTGGTGTTAATTTAGGTTTTTCTTATTTTATAAAATCAAAAGCTGAAAAAACAGATAAATAG